From Paenibacillus sp. PK3_47, the proteins below share one genomic window:
- a CDS encoding metal ABC transporter permease: MEILFSDFFQRALAGGLMIGITAPLIGVFLVLRRLSMIGDTLAHVTIAGVALGFLTGFYPLGAGLIFAVAASFAIEKLRKAYKSYAELSIAIIMSGGVALASLFFTLGKGYNADVMSYLFGSIYTLNNMDLIVVGLVTIAVVVVVTLFFKEFFLLSFEEDAASVSGLPVKLLNMLITVLTALVISTAIKIVGSLLVSALLTIPVAISLLLSRSFKSSVILSVVIAEIAVVGGLVVAGVWNLAPGATIVLLLIALLTLTLIGKKGLPA, encoded by the coding sequence TTGGAAATTCTATTCAGTGACTTTTTTCAGCGGGCGCTTGCGGGCGGGCTGATGATTGGCATTACTGCGCCGCTTATAGGCGTTTTTCTTGTGTTAAGACGCCTTTCCATGATCGGCGATACGCTGGCCCATGTGACCATTGCCGGGGTGGCCCTCGGGTTCCTTACCGGCTTTTATCCGCTTGGAGCCGGACTGATTTTCGCGGTAGCAGCCTCCTTTGCCATAGAGAAGCTGCGCAAAGCGTACAAAAGCTACGCCGAGCTGTCCATCGCAATTATTATGTCAGGCGGGGTGGCGCTGGCCTCACTCTTTTTCACCCTCGGCAAGGGGTATAATGCGGATGTTATGAGCTACCTGTTCGGCAGCATTTATACACTTAACAATATGGATTTAATTGTAGTAGGGCTGGTGACCATTGCGGTGGTTGTAGTCGTTACGCTGTTCTTCAAAGAATTTTTTCTGCTCAGCTTTGAAGAGGATGCCGCCAGTGTCAGCGGATTGCCGGTGAAGCTGCTCAATATGCTGATCACGGTGCTGACCGCGCTGGTCATCAGTACGGCGATCAAGATTGTAGGCTCACTGCTGGTATCCGCGCTCCTGACCATTCCTGTGGCCATCAGCCTGCTGCTCTCGCGCAGCTTCAAGTCATCGGTCATCCTGTCCGTCGTGATTGCGGAAATCGCCGTTGTCGGCGGGCTTGTAGTGGCAGGCGTATGGAACCTCGCTCCGGGGGCCACGATTGTACTGCTGCTGATCGCTCTATTAACTCTAACTTTGATCGGTAAAAAAGGTCTGCCTGCATAA
- a CDS encoding metal ABC transporter ATP-binding protein: MQPVSLDCHQHMIEIQDLSFSYGEQKVISNLNYTVKERDFLGIIGSNGAGKTTLMKMIVGLLPPSSGDIKLFGQSVRKFKDWERIGYVPQKNAFNPLFPATVREVVLSGLYNNKNLIRRVSKAQHRQCDDALEVMRIQDIAEKRVGQLSGGQQQRVFLARALINHPDLLILDEPTVGIDAETQAGFFDLIFHMHAHHHMTFLMVSHDLEMIKSYLGNEPVQRNGKINFYSRHSHDAQNCAAEDLQHTLAEV; encoded by the coding sequence ATGCAACCGGTATCCCTGGACTGCCATCAGCATATGATCGAAATACAGGATCTTTCCTTCTCCTATGGAGAGCAAAAAGTAATCTCTAACCTGAACTACACCGTGAAGGAGCGGGATTTCCTGGGCATTATCGGCTCCAACGGTGCAGGCAAAACGACTTTGATGAAAATGATCGTCGGCCTGCTGCCCCCGTCCAGCGGGGACATCAAGCTGTTCGGCCAATCCGTGCGCAAATTCAAGGATTGGGAACGGATCGGTTATGTCCCGCAGAAAAATGCCTTTAATCCTCTGTTCCCGGCAACGGTCCGTGAGGTTGTGCTGTCCGGATTGTACAATAACAAAAACCTGATCCGCCGGGTGTCCAAAGCCCAGCACCGCCAGTGCGACGATGCGCTGGAAGTGATGCGGATTCAGGATATCGCCGAGAAAAGAGTCGGCCAGCTGTCCGGCGGCCAGCAGCAGCGTGTGTTTCTGGCGCGTGCGCTGATCAATCATCCGGATCTTCTGATTTTGGACGAACCTACCGTCGGGATCGATGCCGAGACACAGGCCGGATTCTTTGACCTTATCTTCCACATGCACGCCCATCACCATATGACGTTCCTGATGGTGTCGCATGATCTGGAAATGATCAAGAGCTACTTGGGCAACGAGCCTGTGCAGCGTAACGGCAAAATCAACTTTTACAGCCGCCACTCCCATGACGCGCAAAACTGTGCCGCTGAGGATCTGCAGCATACACTGGCCGAGGTGTAG
- a CDS encoding patatin-like phospholipase family protein: MEINAVFEGGGIKGISLAGAVKGTEQAGRTFSRVAGTSSGSIIASLLAAGYDGEAMSRIIRNTSFTSFLKRGVLYNTAVVGPALRVLIKKGLYSGEAFEAWIRDLLREKGIVTFSDLPKGKLSIIASDITNGRIVVLPDDLEDYGFSPGEFEVAKAVRMSCSIPYFFDPVMLRLNGKASNGKSFTEQFVYFVDGGLLSNFPLWLFEEKADGFKSPGRKIPTVGYQLIGKTAPQPHRITGPFSMLQALVGTMLSAHDERYIETEKFVRTVKIPTLGIPTTRFHISAELSEEMYAAGFRAGEEFFKNWRPEHRQHGL; this comes from the coding sequence ATGGAGATTAATGCGGTGTTTGAAGGCGGCGGCATCAAAGGAATTTCGCTTGCAGGAGCAGTGAAGGGGACGGAGCAGGCCGGACGCACCTTCAGCAGGGTAGCCGGGACCAGTTCAGGCTCAATTATTGCCTCCCTGCTGGCGGCAGGCTATGACGGTGAAGCCATGAGCCGGATCATCAGGAACACCTCTTTTACATCATTCCTGAAGCGGGGAGTATTGTACAATACGGCTGTCGTCGGGCCTGCGCTAAGGGTACTGATCAAAAAAGGGCTGTACTCGGGAGAGGCGTTTGAAGCCTGGATCCGGGATTTGCTGCGGGAAAAGGGGATCGTTACGTTCAGTGATCTGCCGAAGGGCAAGCTGTCGATTATTGCATCGGATATCACTAACGGGAGGATTGTTGTCCTGCCGGATGATCTGGAGGACTACGGGTTCTCTCCCGGAGAGTTTGAAGTGGCCAAAGCCGTGCGTATGAGCTGCAGTATTCCGTATTTCTTTGATCCGGTTATGCTGCGTTTGAACGGGAAGGCCTCCAACGGGAAATCGTTCACAGAGCAGTTCGTGTATTTTGTCGACGGCGGTCTGCTGAGCAATTTTCCGTTATGGCTGTTCGAAGAGAAAGCGGATGGCTTCAAATCTCCCGGACGCAAAATCCCGACAGTCGGCTATCAGCTGATCGGAAAGACGGCGCCTCAGCCCCACAGGATCACCGGGCCGTTCAGCATGCTTCAGGCACTGGTAGGCACAATGCTGTCTGCGCATGATGAGCGATACATTGAGACCGAAAAGTTCGTGCGCACTGTCAAAATTCCGACACTCGGAATACCGACTACAAGATTTCATATTTCTGCGGAGCTGAGCGAGGAAATGTATGCTGCCGGATTCAGGGCAGGGGAGGAGTTCTTCAAAAATTGGCGGCCCGAGCATAGGCAGCATGGATTATAA
- a CDS encoding zinc ABC transporter substrate-binding protein, giving the protein MSFKSLRKGLLLTLPVMVLFVLAACGPKSTGNIVEGKVNVVTTFYPIYEFATEIGGEDANVINLLPVGVEPHDWTPRSQDIVNTSKAQLFLYNGAGLEGWVPNFLKSLDSDSETEAVEVSKGVDLIMTDEEHDHDHDHGEEAGHAEEGGEHAEEHAEEHAENHAAEESGDSLHTDPHTWVSPKSALVMAENIKNSLQAADPDHKDAYEERYNTLAERLKELDNKFTAELAKLPNKEIVVSHQAFSYLARDYGLSQHAIMGLSPDAEPRGQDLVNLANLVKEEGIRYIFFEELVSDKLAKTLAGEAGVETMVLNPVEGLTEEQEKNGDNYFTLMEKNLQNLILALQ; this is encoded by the coding sequence ATGTCTTTCAAAAGCTTACGCAAAGGACTGCTGCTTACCCTTCCAGTCATGGTATTATTCGTGCTTGCAGCCTGCGGTCCCAAAAGCACAGGGAATATTGTTGAGGGTAAAGTGAACGTAGTAACAACCTTTTATCCTATATATGAATTCGCCACTGAAATCGGCGGCGAGGATGCCAATGTGATCAATCTGCTTCCGGTTGGCGTAGAGCCGCATGATTGGACACCGCGCAGCCAGGATATCGTCAATACTTCCAAGGCGCAGCTGTTCCTGTATAACGGAGCCGGTCTGGAAGGCTGGGTGCCGAATTTCCTCAAAAGCCTGGACAGCGACAGTGAAACTGAGGCCGTTGAAGTCAGCAAAGGTGTGGATCTTATCATGACGGATGAAGAGCATGACCATGATCACGACCATGGCGAGGAAGCAGGACATGCTGAAGAAGGCGGCGAGCATGCTGAGGAGCATGCTGAGGAGCATGCAGAGAACCATGCCGCGGAAGAGAGCGGGGATTCCCTGCATACCGATCCGCACACATGGGTGAGCCCGAAATCGGCGCTGGTTATGGCTGAGAATATCAAGAACAGTCTGCAAGCTGCAGATCCCGATCATAAAGACGCTTATGAAGAGCGTTATAATACATTGGCAGAGCGCCTAAAGGAGCTGGACAATAAGTTCACTGCCGAGCTTGCCAAGCTGCCGAATAAGGAAATTGTCGTATCCCACCAGGCCTTCTCTTATCTGGCACGTGATTACGGGCTGAGCCAGCATGCCATTATGGGTCTGTCTCCGGATGCTGAGCCGCGCGGACAGGATCTGGTGAACTTGGCCAATCTGGTGAAGGAAGAGGGCATCCGTTATATCTTTTTCGAAGAGCTGGTGTCTGACAAACTGGCCAAAACCCTGGCAGGTGAAGCCGGCGTGGAAACCATGGTACTGAATCCTGTAGAGGGACTTACCGAGGAACAAGAGAAAAACGGGGACAACTACTTCACACTGATGGAGAAAAATTTGCAAAATCTGATTCTGGCCTTACAATAA
- the mntR gene encoding transcriptional regulator MntR, with the protein MPTPSMEDYLERIYKLIDEKGYARVSDIAEGLEVHPSSVTKMIQKLDKDEYLIYEKYRGLVLTNKGKKVGKRLVDRHELLEEFLGLIGVQQEHIYKDVEGIEHHLSWDSITRIETLVEYFRRDEARLQTLYDIHHELVSDS; encoded by the coding sequence ATGCCAACACCCAGCATGGAGGATTATTTGGAGCGCATATACAAGCTTATAGACGAGAAGGGTTATGCGCGTGTCTCAGATATAGCCGAGGGACTGGAAGTGCACCCCTCCTCTGTGACCAAGATGATCCAAAAACTGGATAAGGACGAATATCTCATCTATGAGAAATATCGTGGGCTTGTCCTAACCAACAAAGGAAAAAAAGTGGGTAAACGTCTTGTTGACCGTCATGAGCTGCTGGAGGAATTCCTCGGCCTGATCGGAGTACAGCAGGAACATATCTATAAGGATGTCGAAGGGATCGAGCATCACCTGAGCTGGGATTCCATTACGCGGATCGAAACGCTGGTGGAGTATTTCCGCCGGGACGAAGCACGCCTGCAGACACTGTATGATATTCACCACGAACTGGTCAGTGATTCCTAA
- a CDS encoding YqhR family membrane protein: MGKNIKQTSHHTNPLFFAIELGIFAGLIWGGIRWLMYALHFTKVVPGFLAEPFFRHDFLLTAAGHLVGYLFFIVFSVAASLLYVLVFRKLKGPWPGMIYGVLWWAAIFLAGSWLFLQQPMFRLPWNTVTSEFCLFLLWGLFIGYTASIEYTDERKREQRTKLA; this comes from the coding sequence ATGGGTAAAAATATTAAGCAAACATCGCATCACACCAACCCCTTGTTTTTCGCCATTGAACTCGGCATTTTTGCCGGGCTGATCTGGGGGGGTATCCGCTGGCTGATGTACGCCCTGCATTTTACGAAGGTTGTTCCCGGATTTCTGGCCGAGCCGTTTTTCCGGCATGATTTTCTGCTGACCGCAGCAGGACATCTGGTCGGTTATCTGTTTTTTATCGTATTCTCGGTGGCGGCGTCGCTGCTGTACGTGCTGGTATTCCGCAAGCTGAAGGGCCCCTGGCCCGGCATGATTTACGGTGTGCTCTGGTGGGCGGCCATCTTCCTTGCAGGATCATGGCTTTTTCTGCAGCAGCCGATGTTCAGGCTCCCGTGGAACACGGTAACGAGCGAATTTTGCCTCTTTTTATTGTGGGGATTATTCATCGGGTACACGGCGTCTATTGAATACACGGATGAACGGAAACGGGAACAGCGGACAAAGCTTGCCTGA
- a CDS encoding DUF1385 domain-containing protein: protein MSQETPSYGGQAVIEGVMFGGKHVNVTAVRRKNQEITFLEVPRSDKRWVMKLRKIPLLRGIVSLIDSSAKGSKHLNYSAESYAEDETEPEEYAKQKEKDKKKEEGWSLAMIFGVAVMGILSFLFGKVMFTLVPVFVEDFLFGNAFEGYVLHNLVEGAIKLILLLIYLFAISQTPVIKRLFQYHGAEHKVISAFEAGEELTVENVQKYSRLHYRCGSSFMMLTIVLGVVIYSVVPWDNLTQRVLQRIILLPVVMGVSFEVLKGTNAVRDIPVLKYLGYPGLWLQLLTTKEPKDEMVEVSIASFNRMRELDAAIEARGYTEANVSGGILDPAKG, encoded by the coding sequence TTGTCCCAGGAAACTCCCAGTTACGGCGGCCAAGCCGTCATTGAAGGCGTTATGTTCGGCGGCAAGCATGTCAACGTAACGGCCGTTAGACGCAAGAATCAGGAAATTACATTTTTGGAGGTGCCGAGAAGCGATAAGCGCTGGGTCATGAAACTGCGCAAGATTCCGCTGCTTCGCGGCATTGTCAGTCTTATAGATTCCAGTGCCAAAGGCTCGAAGCACCTCAATTATTCCGCGGAGTCCTATGCCGAGGATGAGACAGAGCCGGAGGAATACGCCAAACAGAAAGAGAAGGACAAGAAGAAGGAAGAAGGCTGGAGCCTTGCGATGATTTTCGGTGTCGCGGTCATGGGTATTCTCTCCTTTTTATTCGGTAAGGTTATGTTTACGCTCGTCCCCGTATTTGTTGAAGATTTCTTGTTCGGCAATGCGTTTGAGGGCTATGTGCTGCACAATCTCGTAGAAGGCGCAATCAAACTCATTCTTCTTCTCATTTATTTGTTTGCCATCTCACAGACGCCTGTAATCAAACGCCTGTTCCAATATCATGGTGCTGAACATAAAGTCATCAGCGCTTTTGAAGCCGGCGAAGAATTGACTGTAGAGAACGTCCAGAAGTACAGCCGTCTGCACTACCGCTGCGGAAGCAGCTTTATGATGCTGACCATCGTGCTTGGCGTGGTGATTTACTCTGTTGTTCCTTGGGATAATCTTACCCAGCGCGTGCTGCAGCGGATTATTCTGCTTCCGGTTGTTATGGGCGTATCCTTTGAAGTCCTGAAGGGCACCAATGCCGTCCGTGATATTCCGGTTCTGAAATACTTGGGTTATCCGGGACTGTGGCTGCAGCTGCTTACTACCAAGGAGCCCAAGGATGAGATGGTTGAAGTCTCCATCGCCTCATTTAACCGGATGCGGGAGCTTGATGCCGCAATCGAAGCAAGAGGATATACAGAAGCAAATGTATCAGGCGGCATATTGGATCCAGCGAAAGGATGA
- a CDS encoding family 10 glycosylhydrolase has product MNYRKWMLGLLVFVLCLPIWSTGAQAAAAVRITIELDGTAVNSDVPPYITPSNVTMVPVGVISQGLGAAVQWDQASRTATISKGDTVLKLTNGRTTALVNSASVRLDTSVQISRGRVMVPLRFVSEQLGLQVVWNQAAKHIALYSNIEIKDPSAPAVPALPAVPTPSVPSVPSVPGIKTGKAMKGAWISTVFNLDWPSASSAGDETKQKKEFDSMLDKLQAIGYNAVFVQVRPSADSLYSSQLVPWSKVLTGTQGKDPGYDPLEYMVSAAHQRGLEFHAWFNPFRATTDASTANLAGNHVAKAHPEWIVKAENKLYINPGIPEARQHIIDTVMEVVRGYEIDGVHLDDYFYPSGSFADDAAYKTYNTNGITSKGDWRRDNINEFIRQLGEEIHEIKPKVSYGVSPFGVWRNKKADSTGSDTTAGVSAYDDMYADTRTWIKEGWIDYIAPQIYWSLSFGAARYDKLVDWWVKEVQGSGVDLYIGLAAYKVGASDQKAEWQSGEQIINQLKYNDKYAEVEGSIMFRANDIVVRNPFGLAGLLTFYFKS; this is encoded by the coding sequence ATGAATTATCGCAAATGGATGTTGGGTTTACTGGTATTCGTCTTATGTCTGCCAATCTGGTCCACCGGAGCACAGGCTGCTGCGGCCGTCAGGATTACGATTGAGCTGGACGGCACGGCAGTGAATAGTGATGTGCCGCCTTACATTACGCCTTCCAACGTAACTATGGTTCCGGTCGGTGTCATCAGCCAGGGGCTTGGCGCTGCGGTTCAGTGGGATCAGGCCAGCAGGACTGCGACGATCAGCAAAGGGGATACCGTGCTGAAGCTGACCAACGGCCGGACAACCGCGCTGGTAAATTCGGCTTCCGTCCGGCTCGACACCTCGGTTCAAATTTCCCGGGGGCGGGTGATGGTGCCGCTTCGTTTTGTGAGCGAGCAGCTGGGGCTGCAGGTCGTCTGGAACCAGGCGGCGAAGCATATTGCGCTGTACTCTAATATAGAGATCAAGGATCCGTCGGCTCCGGCAGTACCGGCCCTGCCTGCAGTGCCTACGCCGAGTGTTCCTTCGGTGCCCAGCGTTCCGGGAATCAAGACCGGCAAAGCGATGAAGGGAGCGTGGATCTCCACGGTTTTTAACCTGGACTGGCCGTCCGCTTCCTCAGCAGGCGATGAGACCAAGCAGAAGAAGGAATTCGACAGCATGCTGGACAAGCTGCAGGCTATCGGCTACAATGCCGTGTTCGTGCAGGTAAGACCCTCTGCAGACAGTCTGTATTCTTCCCAGCTTGTACCCTGGTCCAAAGTGCTGACAGGCACCCAGGGCAAGGACCCGGGCTATGATCCGCTGGAATACATGGTCAGTGCAGCCCACCAGCGCGGCCTGGAGTTTCATGCCTGGTTCAATCCATTCCGTGCAACAACCGATGCCAGTACTGCAAACCTTGCAGGCAACCATGTGGCCAAAGCTCATCCGGAGTGGATTGTAAAAGCGGAGAACAAGCTGTACATAAATCCGGGCATTCCGGAGGCGCGCCAGCATATCATCGATACGGTGATGGAGGTTGTCCGGGGCTATGAAATCGACGGTGTTCATCTCGATGATTACTTTTATCCCTCCGGCAGCTTTGCGGATGATGCGGCATACAAGACGTACAATACCAATGGGATTACCTCCAAAGGGGACTGGCGCCGAGACAACATCAATGAATTTATCCGCCAGCTCGGAGAGGAAATTCATGAGATCAAGCCCAAAGTGTCTTATGGTGTAAGTCCTTTCGGTGTATGGCGCAATAAAAAGGCTGACAGCACGGGCTCGGATACAACGGCTGGCGTATCTGCTTACGACGACATGTACGCAGATACCCGCACCTGGATCAAGGAAGGGTGGATCGATTATATTGCCCCGCAGATTTACTGGAGCCTCTCCTTCGGCGCAGCCCGCTATGACAAGCTCGTCGACTGGTGGGTGAAGGAGGTTCAAGGTTCGGGGGTAGACCTGTATATCGGCCTTGCCGCTTATAAGGTCGGAGCAAGTGACCAGAAAGCGGAATGGCAGAGCGGTGAGCAGATCATCAACCAGCTGAAATATAATGACAAATACGCTGAAGTGGAAGGCAGCATTATGTTCCGTGCCAATGATATCGTGGTCCGCAATCCGTTCGGGCTGGCCGGCTTATTGACGTTCTATTTTAAATCTTAA
- the splB gene encoding spore photoproduct lyase has protein sequence MTISAPERPSARKPKKPTALFIPELVFFEPDALNYPKGLQIMEWVKAQNIPYRMTTSHNRITNLPGETELEQYKIAKRTLVVGLRKTLTFDQSKPSADYAIPIATGCMGHCHYCYLQTTLGAKPYIRVYVNTGDVMDAAKKYIDERAPEITTFEAACTSDPLGLEHITGSLAELITFMAGQPLGRLRFVTKYQHVEPLLDLKHNGHTRVRFSINADYVIKNFEPATARFEERIEAAGKIARAGYPLGFIIAPIIWHDGWEEGYGELLSKLAKSLPPGTGKGLTFEMIQHRFTKTAKAVIEKRYPKSKLEMDIEKRKKKWGRWGQNKYVYPDEQQTALREYITERIFEHFPEAGIDYFT, from the coding sequence ATGACAATCTCAGCACCTGAACGCCCCTCAGCCCGAAAGCCGAAAAAGCCGACCGCACTGTTCATTCCTGAGCTGGTTTTTTTCGAGCCGGATGCGCTTAATTATCCCAAAGGGTTACAAATTATGGAATGGGTGAAGGCACAAAATATCCCTTACCGGATGACTACTTCGCATAACCGGATTACCAATCTTCCCGGAGAGACCGAGCTGGAGCAGTACAAAATTGCCAAAAGAACGCTGGTCGTCGGCCTGCGCAAAACACTGACTTTTGACCAGTCCAAGCCTTCTGCGGATTATGCCATTCCGATTGCCACCGGCTGCATGGGACACTGCCATTACTGCTACCTCCAGACAACGCTTGGTGCCAAGCCCTATATCCGGGTGTATGTAAATACGGGGGATGTTATGGATGCTGCCAAAAAATATATCGATGAGCGCGCACCCGAAATTACGACCTTTGAAGCCGCCTGTACTTCCGACCCTCTTGGCCTTGAGCATATTACCGGCTCGCTTGCTGAACTCATAACCTTCATGGCCGGTCAGCCGCTGGGGCGCCTGCGTTTTGTAACCAAATACCAGCATGTCGAACCGCTGCTTGATCTGAAGCATAACGGGCATACGCGGGTCCGCTTCAGTATTAATGCCGATTATGTCATCAAAAACTTCGAGCCCGCCACGGCCCGTTTTGAGGAACGGATTGAAGCGGCCGGCAAAATTGCCCGGGCTGGTTACCCGCTCGGCTTCATCATCGCTCCAATTATCTGGCATGACGGCTGGGAAGAAGGTTACGGGGAACTGCTGTCCAAGCTGGCGAAGTCACTGCCTCCCGGTACAGGTAAAGGGCTGACCTTTGAAATGATCCAGCACCGGTTCACCAAAACAGCCAAGGCTGTCATCGAGAAGCGGTATCCGAAATCGAAGCTGGAGATGGATATCGAGAAGCGCAAAAAGAAATGGGGCCGCTGGGGGCAGAATAAATATGTCTACCCCGATGAACAGCAGACCGCCCTGCGGGAGTATATCACCGAGCGGATCTTTGAGCATTTTCCGGAAGCCGGCATCGATTACTTTACTTAA
- a CDS encoding Xaa-Pro peptidase family protein → MGNKRISKLRTVLQEQGLEAMLITSGINRRYLSGFTGSSGYVLVTGDESYLLTDFRYMTQAAEQVNGLKVVQHGTKFIDTVRELLPQGGKVRVGFEQDDVTFSAYTAYAAALAPAELVPVSKAVENLRMYKDEDELAVMQRAADLADATFSHILNVIKPGMTERDVDLEMEFYMRTHGATSSSFDTIVASGERSAMPHGVASSKVIGNNEFVTFDFGALLDGYCSDVTRTIALGTPDPKLKEIYDITLEAQLHTLANIKPGMTGREADALARDIITRYGYGEYFGHSTGHGLGMEVHEWPRLSKLADEILEPGMVVTVEPGIYLSGLGGVRIEDDIVITESGITLLTHSSKDYLVL, encoded by the coding sequence ATGGGCAACAAGCGTATCTCCAAGCTGCGTACGGTTTTGCAGGAACAGGGATTGGAAGCGATGTTAATAACCAGCGGCATTAACCGCCGCTATTTGAGCGGCTTTACCGGCTCCTCCGGGTATGTACTGGTTACTGGTGATGAAAGCTATCTGCTGACCGACTTCCGGTATATGACCCAGGCAGCTGAGCAGGTGAACGGCCTTAAGGTTGTTCAGCACGGCACTAAATTCATTGACACGGTCCGCGAGCTGCTCCCGCAGGGCGGCAAAGTGCGTGTAGGCTTCGAACAGGATGACGTAACCTTCAGCGCATACACAGCGTATGCAGCAGCTCTTGCGCCGGCGGAACTCGTTCCGGTATCCAAAGCAGTCGAGAACCTGCGTATGTACAAAGATGAGGATGAGCTGGCTGTGATGCAGCGGGCGGCGGATCTGGCGGATGCCACCTTCAGCCATATCCTGAATGTGATCAAGCCCGGCATGACCGAGCGCGATGTCGATCTGGAAATGGAATTCTACATGCGCACCCATGGCGCTACTTCTTCATCGTTTGACACGATTGTGGCATCCGGCGAACGTTCCGCCATGCCGCATGGCGTAGCAAGCAGCAAAGTGATCGGGAACAACGAATTCGTAACCTTCGATTTCGGTGCGCTGCTTGACGGCTACTGCTCGGATGTGACCCGCACCATTGCGCTGGGAACACCCGATCCGAAGCTTAAGGAAATCTATGACATTACGCTTGAGGCCCAGCTGCACACGCTGGCGAACATCAAACCGGGCATGACCGGACGTGAAGCTGACGCACTGGCGCGCGACATTATTACCCGTTACGGCTATGGAGAGTATTTCGGCCACAGCACAGGGCATGGTCTCGGTATGGAGGTACATGAATGGCCGCGGCTGTCCAAGCTTGCTGACGAGATTCTGGAGCCGGGAATGGTGGTTACCGTTGAGCCGGGGATTTATCTGTCGGGACTTGGCGGCGTACGGATTGAAGACGATATTGTAATTACCGAGAGCGGTATTACGCTTCTGACGCATTCGTCCAAAGATTATCTGGTATTGTAA
- a CDS encoding cytochrome c biogenesis protein CcdA yields MSNLNAGIAFAAGVASFISPCCLPLYPSYLSYITGLSVQELKSGSNSKEVRFRTLSHTLAFILGFSAVFYTLGFGAGLFGEFFNGQRDLIRQLSAILIIVMGLFLLGIFQPQFLMRERKLDLKWKPAGYAGSFIFGIGFSAGWSPCIGPILTAIIALSASDPGTWFTLITAYSIGFALPFFMLAFFLGGARRILKYSNALMKAGGVLMVLMGILLFTDQMFRITIWLQGITPDWLIF; encoded by the coding sequence ATGTCCAATCTGAATGCAGGAATCGCTTTTGCCGCCGGGGTGGCGTCGTTTATCTCGCCTTGCTGTCTGCCGCTCTATCCGTCCTATTTATCGTATATTACCGGTTTGTCCGTCCAAGAGTTAAAAAGCGGAAGCAACAGCAAAGAGGTCCGGTTCCGGACCCTTTCGCATACGCTGGCTTTTATCCTGGGCTTTTCTGCGGTATTCTATACCCTCGGCTTCGGGGCAGGACTGTTCGGGGAATTTTTTAACGGCCAGCGGGATTTGATCCGGCAGCTTTCAGCCATTCTGATCATCGTGATGGGACTGTTCCTGCTGGGAATTTTTCAGCCGCAGTTTCTGATGCGTGAACGCAAGCTGGATCTGAAATGGAAGCCGGCGGGATATGCGGGCTCGTTCATTTTTGGCATCGGCTTTTCCGCGGGCTGGTCACCGTGCATCGGACCGATTCTGACGGCGATTATTGCGTTATCAGCCAGTGACCCCGGCACCTGGTTCACCTTGATTACAGCTTACAGCATCGGGTTTGCACTGCCGTTCTTCATGCTCGCCTTTTTCCTGGGCGGGGCGCGGCGGATTCTGAAATACTCTAATGCACTGATGAAAGCTGGCGGTGTGCTGATGGTATTGATGGGCATTCTGCTGTTCACGGATCAGATGTTCCGGATTACCATATGGCTGCAGGGAATCACGCCGGATTGGCTGATCTTTTGA
- the efp gene encoding elongation factor P produces MISVNDFKTGLTVEVEGDIFTVLDFQHVKPGKGAAFVRSKLKNLRNGNTVERTFRAGETIGRAIIENRGVQYLYASGSEHVFMDNETYDQFELTEKQLEWELNFLKENMTVNIVSYQGEILGINLPTSVELKVTETEPGVKGNTAQGATKAATVETGLTVQVPLFINEGDVLLIDTREGKYISRA; encoded by the coding sequence GTGATTTCAGTTAACGATTTTAAAACAGGCTTGACCGTAGAGGTAGAAGGAGATATTTTTACAGTTCTTGATTTCCAGCACGTAAAACCGGGTAAAGGTGCAGCATTTGTCCGTTCCAAGCTGAAGAACCTGCGTAACGGCAACACCGTTGAGCGTACGTTCCGTGCCGGAGAAACCATTGGCCGCGCGATCATCGAAAACCGTGGTGTGCAATACCTGTACGCCAGCGGTTCCGAGCATGTATTCATGGACAACGAAACTTACGACCAGTTCGAGCTGACTGAAAAGCAGCTGGAGTGGGAGCTTAACTTCCTGAAAGAAAACATGACCGTGAACATTGTCAGCTACCAGGGCGAAATCCTCGGGATCAACCTGCCTACGAGCGTTGAGCTGAAGGTTACGGAAACCGAGCCGGGCGTAAAAGGCAACACCGCTCAAGGTGCTACCAAAGCGGCTACAGTTGAGACCGGCCTGACTGTTCAGGTTCCGCTCTTCATCAACGAAGGCGACGTTCTCCTGATCGATACCCGTGAAGGTAAATACATCTCCCGCGCGTAG